CTGGAGGAAAAGACTGTTGCATTTATGGAGATTGTCAAGATTGGACGGACGCACTTAATGGATGCTACCCCTTTGACTTTGGGGCAGGAGTTTTCCGGGTATGTCAGCCAGATCGACCACGCTCTGAAAGCTGTAGAGAATGCCTTGCCGCATTTGCGCGAGCTGGCATTGGGAGGAACTGCTGTGGGGACGGGAATCAACACCCCGCCAGGATTTGCGGAAAAAGTTGCAGCTAAGATTGCCGAGCTGACTGGCTATCCTTTCATCACTGCGCAGAATAAGTTTGAAGCGTTGGCTGCGCATGACGCTATCGTTGAAATGAGCGGTGCGATCAGGCAAACTGCTGTATCATTGATGAAGATTGCCAATGACATCCGTTTAATGGGATCTGGGCCTCGGTGCGGGATTGGAGAGCTGATTCTGCCGGCAAACGAGCCTGGATCGTCCATTATGCCTGGAAAAGTCAATCCCACACAATGCGAGGCGTTGACAATGGTCTGCACCCAGGTGATTGGCAATGACGCAGCAATAGCGATCGCGGGAATGAATGGACATTTTGAACTCAATGTCTTCAAGCCGATCATGATTTACAATTTGCTGGAATCGATCAGGATTTTAGCGGATGCTTCATTGAGCTTCAAAGAGAGATGCATTGATGGTATCCAGCCGAATAAAAAACGGATTAAACAGCTTTTAGATCAATCGTTAATGTTGGCGACGGCTCTGAATACTGAGATCGGCTACGATCAGGCTGCTCAAATCGTCAAAAAAGCCTTTACTGAAGAGATCACCTTAAAAAAAGCAGCCCTTTCCCTAGGATTGTTATCAGAAGAGGCTTTTGATCGCATCGTTGATCCATCTAAAATGATCAATAGATGAAATCTTTATTAATTCTTTAAATAAAATTATCATAATTTGAGTTTGAAAATTAATAAAATTTAACTATAGATGAATTTTAATTTAGAAGTTTCATTTGTTCAAAGGGGAGTTGAAAATTTAATTTCTTTTCGATCCCGTCATGAAAGCAATTTGGGAAAAATTTCGACTGTATTTGGAGGGATTGGTCTTGGATTAGCTGGATTAATCGAAACGATTTCAAGTTTTGCTTTAAGTCTTTTGACGCTGCCCGCACGATTAGTGGGTAGCGATCTCTCGGAAAAGTTTTATTCCAGGGCGTGTAGTGGAATTAACATGACGGCAATAAGCGCTACGCTGCTGCAATATTACAACATCTTTGGCACCGCACGAGATTTTCAAACGGAGTAAAAGATGGCAACGTCAACGCTTATCCATTCCATTAGCTACGATTTCAAAGTTGTAGGGTCGCTCCGCGAAAACGAACGGCTGTTGACGAATGGAAGAAAATTTTCAAAATTACAAGCCCCCGACCGTTTTTTTAAAAATTCGCAAAACCCGCTTTTAAAACTCCTGCACAAAATTGTTACCCTGGCACTGAAAATCTTGCAAGCCTTGGAAAGGGCAATACGTGGAGAGCAGTCGGAAATCAATCTGCACAATGTAGAGGAGTTGACGCATGAGCTATCCACAGTTTTGGAGAACGATCTCCTTCTTGAAAGAGAAGGGGAGTTGTATACGGTCTTGAAGGATTTAGGGCACCTTTCTCACAGCCTTCATCAAAGTGTTAGCGGAAGCTTGGAGAATTACAAGACAACTCTATTGAGTAGAAGTGCGTGTGTAGATGCCAGTTCGATGGATGACGAGGCTTGGCAAATGGAAAAGTTTAAAAAAATCACAGATCAAGTTGCAAATGAGATTCTCCCTAAATTAGGTCGTGTGATTGAAGGTCTCGAATCTAAAGTTGCAGAAGAGGATCGTAAACAGTCAGAGAAATTTTTCAGCCAATTATTCAGCAAAGATCCATTAGATTTGGATATTCGAGTTTCTGCAAAATCGTATACAGAAATTTTAAAATCCAAATTTGGAGTGTCTGCAGTTGAGCGTGCATTGCGCGACTATGAGCTTGAATATGAACTTGCCCTGTCAGGATCGGATATGGCTGCGCTGGCAATTGGAGTGGTTGCTCATTTCAAAGAGGAAGATTTAAAGGAATATATTCCTCTTTTCGATCAAGAGTCTGAAGAGGCACTGTGCTGGCAGCTGATTGATTTGCGATCAAGCATGAATCCTCACGTTTTTTCGATGAGAGTGTCCAAGCCATATCGATGTCAGTTGGAACACGATCAGAAATTTTTACAGTATGTCAATGATATCGAAGATTGGGTTGCAGTTGATGAGCATGTAAAATCTAAAGGATTAAAGCATTACTCCTATGCGGAATATCTGTCGCGGCATATCATCTATGCGCTTTTTAGCGAGTCTCATGCTTGCTTTCCTGATGGCCTTTTGGTTCCGATGTACGATGAAGCGAATGCCTTGCGTTTGATGACTGTGCATCAACTTGTTTCTGTCAAAGGGCTTCACGGAGCTCTTTTCAAATCTTTTCGCCCAGTAAGCGAACAGAATAAAATGCATGTCGTTTTTAGAGGGACCTATTGCAGATATTCCATTTTGCGTGATATCAGCCCAACGGAAACGATGCAAAATCGTTTGTTCGATGGTCCGGGTCGTTACAGCTTTACAAAACACCAAGAAAACATCTATGACAAAATATTGGAGCATGCGTCGTCGGTTCCCCATCCAGTCTTTGAGTTTGGAGGGCATAGCTTGGGAGCTTCTGACGCTATGCGGGCGATGGAGTATTTCATGTATCGGCAGGCAGAAAGTGTGGAGCGATTTCCTCTTACTAAGTTTGTTCTCAATGCATTTAACACACCAGGTATCGAACCAGACGTTTCTCGAAGGTTTATGCAGAGTTTGAAAATATTGAATGTTGAAACGGATTTACGCTATTTTGATGTGCATCACGATATCGTTCAGGAGCTAGGGGCTGTCCGTTTAGGATATTGGAGAAGCGATGAAACACGCCCTGACTTTTTAAAGATCTCTATTTTTAAATTTAACCGCAGAGTTGAAGAACGTTTAGTGGCATTGGCCAGAAATTTTTTCAAGAAGATGAGTTTTAATCTGAAACAAGCTCTGGAGGCGCATACCTTCTATTGTTTAAAGCTGCATGATACTGAAAATCCTAAGAGATTGAACGATACCTTTATCCAGGAAATTCTGTCCAACCATCCTGATGATCTCGGCGTTTCTTATGGCAAAGAGGGTGATAAGAAATCTGAATTAGCATCAGACGATCAGTTATCCGACAGCTTGCTGACCACAAGCTGCCGGATCGGAAGAAAGCTCAAGCAGATGAGCAAAAAGGTCGCCACTTTGTTCCACAGGTTGACGACTTTCAGAGCAACCGCTTCTCATATATAGAGGTGGCGGATGCTTTCAGGGATCTCTTTTTCCTGAGTTTGCTCCTTCAAAGCCTTTTCAAAATCCTCCATTGTGACCATACCTTCAGGATGGGTGCTCAGTTCTTCCTTGGGACATTTCAGTTTGCTAAGGCGTGCAAGAGAAAAGAGAGAAGCAGACTCCACAATTCCTTCAATTGCAGCTCCTGGAAGCTTATCGGTTTTTTCAGCTAAAACATCTAAATTGACACTCTCGTGAAGCAGTCCCTCTTTTGCCAGTTTGCGTGTGTGTACCTCGAAAATCTTTCGGCGAGCAGTTTTAGTAGGCAGGCCGATTTCAATGTGAACCCCTAACCGCCCGTGACGAAGCGCTGCTGGATCGATCTCGTTTTTTCTATTGGTCAGCCCAATGACCAGCAAATTGTTTAATTCATTCAATCCATCAATTTCACCGAGGAATTGGTTGACAAGACTGTCGCGCACTTTATTAACAGATCCGCCTCTTTGAGGAAGGAGAGCGTCGATTTCATCGATAATAACGATGTAAAGCGGGCTCTTGTTGCCGTATTTTTTCTGCGCTTCCCGTGCAGGTTCAAAGAGCTCTCGAATGTTTTCTTCGGATTTTCCGAACCACATGTTGAACATTTCTGTTGCCGTAATCAATTGCAGACGTTCTCCGGAGCATCCAAGCATATCGCCTACATGACGTGCGAGAGTTGTTTTCCCTGTGCCTGGAGGACCGTAAAACAGAATCCCTTTAATCGGCTTTGTCCCTCTTCTGCGTGCTTCTTCAATAAGTCGATCACTGCGAGAGTAAAAGATGCGAAAGGCTTGCTCAAACTCTTTATCGATACCTGCCATTCCGAGATCTTCCAGGTAAGCGATAGGATCTTCTACTTCCAGTACTTTAGGCTCGGAACGGATGGCAATGCTTGTTTTTTCCTTGCCTCGGAAAAGGATTTCCGTTTCTGGAGTGATGGCAGTGAAAATTTTCTCCTTATTGATCGAAGAGACTTCATTTTTCAGCTTCACTTCTTCAATTTGAACAAAGAGAGTATGGTTGTTCTTTGTTTCCAACTTAAGGATTTGCCCTCTGATTAGTTGGTCTGGAAGAACTTCCATTAATGCTTTTTTGATTTCCCCTTCCTTAATCGAGATGTGTTCTCCCGATTTTTTTGGGAAGACGATGAACTTAATTTTCTCCAAAGGATAAATCTTCCCATTATCGATTGGCGTCAGATCCAAAGAGGAATCAACCATTGCGCTGACTTTTGTCTCTTCAGAAAGCTGCCAAATCGTTTCTCTTCTTTTTTTAGGCAGCTTTGCTTTGCGATCTTTTGGCTTTGCTGATTTAACTTCCACAATGTACTGTCCGGTTTTGAGATGAACGAAAATTTTCTCTCCGATGACCAAAGGCCGGCCCTTTTCCAACAGTTCTCTTTTCAACTCTTCTACGTTGATCCAAGACCCCTTTTCAAGAGAAGTATCCTCTGTCGTAAAATCCTCTTTTATAGAAATAATTTCTAAATGCACTCTCGCTGCTGAGATAGGGCTTCCTTGAGTAAGGGCAATCAGTTGGGCTCCTCCTTCAAGAAGCACTTCTGTCTCCTCTTGAATCGCGTAACCTTCCTTCAGAGAGCGAGACGACTGGGCATGCGGACCGCTTTTCTTCAATAATCCTTTGCGGAAGGTGACTTCGATATCCCATCCGTTATCGAACGAAAAGGATTTGCTGAACCCTTCTGTAATGTAGGGGTGTTTGGCTAATTCTTCTCTAATAAGACGAGTCAGCTCCATTCGGTTAATAATTATTGGAGGATTGTCATGCTTACCCAGATCGCTTTGTTTAGAAGCGCGCATGGAAAAGCGCATTGCTTTGAGATTTTCGGAGTGCACTTGCTCAACCACGGTTAATTTTTCGGATGGAGATGTGGAAAAATCTATTTCAGAGTTTTCTTTGAGAACTCCGAAAACCGATACTTCATCCGTTTTTTCAACGGATTCGCCAAACATGGTGCGCAGGACTTTGAATTCCAGCCGATCTCTATCTTCTGTTATTACTGAGAAAATATGATTTTCTACAAGCCGTTTCGGTGCTTGTGTAAGAGCTAGTTTCTTTAGTTGGTCGAAAGTGATTTGCAACCCTTTTTCGGGAATTTTCTCCGATTTAATCTGAATTGATGCTCGCTTGATCGGATGAATGCTGTGATCTTTGAGCACATTGAGATTGAGTTCTTTTTCTGTGGCGATTTGAATGTCTGTCTCCTTTTTGACTAACCAGAGCGGTTCGGTTGTTTTCCGCTTTAGCTCACCTGTTCCTTCTAAACTTTGAGCTTTAATCGTTTCGATGTAGAAGCTGCCCGAAGAAAGAGAAACTTCAAACATTTCGCCAACAGCAAAAGGACGATCAAGTTTCAAGATTGCCTGTTTAAGCTCTTCTAAGGCGATCCAAAGCTCCTTTTCGTGGTCGATATCCACTTTCTGAACTCCTGGAAGATCAAAAATTTTAAATGTGATTTTTTCAGCAGGTTTGGGCTCTCCTTCACTTAAAAGAATGCTGGATGATTTTTTTAGACGGATCGGAGTCTCCTCCGACAAGATAAATCCAGGAGTGTAGTCGAACAAAGGCAGCTCGCGCTTACTCTTTCCATCTTCAGCTAATATCCCCTCGCTGAATTTGACTGTGATATCCCAGCCATTGGAGTGATGGATCGTGAATTCAGCTTCTTTAGCCACAACACGGTTTTTAAATCGATTTCTAATTTCCATCATGATTTCTTCTTGCGAAATGCAAACGGGAAACATTGAATGAGAAGCAAATTGAGAGCGTTTAGTTACCGATAACTGAAAATCCATGCGCTCCACCTCTTCTCGATAAATGTGATCAGTTATGATTACGTGTGGAGACAATTTCGGGATAATGGCCAATTCAGTGTCTCGCTGAAGAGTTCCGAAAGCTGTATCGGAAACTATTGTTTCCTCCGCCGGATGAATCGCACGAATTGTGATCTTAAAAGCTCCTTGTGGAAGCGTCAGAATCAACGTTTTATTGCGTGTGATGACCTCATTTTTCAGCATTTTTTTCAGATGGTGCTGAACGTCGTTTACAGAAATAATGCATTGGTGATCTTTGCTAAAAGGGGTTGCCTCATCATCGATTTCGACTTCCAATTTTCCGATTGCGAAAGGGATGTGCTCAGATATCTCGTATGGGGAGGCACTAATTCCACGGTAATTAGTGGTGCTGTAGATCCCTTCGGCAACTGAATCCATTTGAAAATCAGCCATTCCTATGCGTCCTTGATCAATGACTGCTAGAGCAACCCGGAAAATTTGGCCGGCAATCTGGAGATATTTGGGAGAGTCTAAGCCGACTTCTCCAAAAATTTGGATAAAATCCAGCTCATTTAGCAAGACGACATTTTTTTTCTTCAAAGAAAGCTCTGAAACAGGCTGTATTTCTAGAGCTTTTTGCACAGGGAGTTTCTTGAACTGAGGGACTTCAAGATGTTGACCATCTGTTTCTATTCCTTCTAAAGAATGCGATGTGTCTGATTTTATTCTTACTGTCATCGGGATACCTCCTAATTTGAGGGATATTAAGGCATGATTGTCTTTATAGAATTAGCAAACAATTTATTTGAAATCATTTTTTTAAATATGTGAAAAATATTTTTACTCAGGGCGTGTCGTCAATTAGCTAAATGTGCAGATTGTCGTCGATTTTCATGAATTGAGCAAATTTCAAGGAGGAAATGATGATCGATTTTGAAAGTATCAGTTGGATTGTTCCTAAAGAGCAAGATCACCAAAGTTTGTCTGAAAGCCCTTTTTCAATGATTCCTGAGCCCATTATTCTTAAGATTTTTAAGAAGATCGGCGAGGAAAATTTAAATCGAGCGTCTTCAGTATGTCATTTGTTTCATCGGATCAGCTATGATCGAACATTGATTGTAAAAGATGTAAGAGCGGCTGTTGCACTTTTGAAGTATCTGTTTTCAATCATTCAAGAGGGAAACACTTTGTCGGGAGAACTTGAACGCTTGATGGAAAGCAAAGATTTGCTTCCTCTTAAGTTAATGAAGTTGATTAAGTGGAGCGAGCATCTTTTGTTGAATTTGCCATTTGATGCTGCCGTTAAGTGGTCGCCGCCAGTGAGCAGCCATAGAGTACAGGCTTTTACGAACAATACCTACAAACAATTTTGGAACGTTTTCATAGAGAAAAATTTAAAAGAGTATCGCTCGATTAATTTGAACGCTTTTTTTCAGGATTGGGCATTTGATCAGTGTTTGGAAGCGCTCATTGAAAAGAAAAAGGTTCCTGGATTACTTGTCGGAGAGCTTCTTTCCAAGCAGCATGTTGAAAAGTTGGCAGAGGCCATTGAATCGGGATGTTTGGAAGTGGGTCAATGCTCGTTTTTTGGAGCAGCTCTTTTAGAGGCTTTATTGCAAGCGCTTTCAGCCAGCTCCGCTTTGAAAAAACTCTCTTTTTCCATGTGCAATCTGTGGGATGCCGATATCAAAAAAATTGCGCAATTGTTTCAGCAACATGAATCATTGGAGGAAATTTCAATTAAAAAATTCGCTTTCTCTTTGAATGGAATAAAGAACTTGTTGAAGATGTGCCGCTTGGCGCCGTCTCTTTCAGTACTTAGATTGGAAGAATGTTCTGATGAAGAATTACGAGCGCTAGTTGATCGGCACGGAAAAAGTGGATTGCGGGAATTGCATCTATCTTGCTTGAGCTTATCTCTTCAAACTGAAAGTGCGATCATCGAAAAGTTTAAGGAGGCATCGACTGTGGATCGCTTTATTCTTTATTACCGCGATTATTCAGCCAGGTTTTCTTTCGAACGTATGGAGAAATGTTTGAAAGGCTCTTTTTATTATCGGGTAAAGGAAAGGGGTTCTCATCAGATAGAGATCGCAAAGCTGTGAGTCTATGCGTCAAATTTTCAATTCATTTCAGTATGCCAAGTTTGATGAAGCTTTCTTTCAATGACAAGTTTTCAGGTTTCTCAAATGCTTCCGACTTCGCCAGCCATTTGACGTAATCTTCCGGCACTTCTTGAAGCGGCTTGCCTTGGTATTTGCCAAAAGGCATCACTGTGATGTCTCTTGGCATGCATAGCAAAGAATAGGATTGTTCGATGTCTAGATCATCGCTCATCTTTTCAAAAACCTTATGAAGGACAATCACATCATCAAGAGCTCTGTGGGCGTTGTTTGCTTCAA
This genomic window from Waddlia chondrophila WSU 86-1044 contains:
- the fumC gene encoding class II fumarate hydratase; amino-acid sequence: MEARIEKDSLGEVAVPADKYWGAQTERSLENFPIGSHKMPIEVVHALAFVKKAAALVNFDFGLLEEKKCIVICSVCDEIIEGKLDGHFPLVVWQTGSGTQTNMNVNEVISNRCIELLGGKMGSKIPIHPNDDVNKSQSSNDTFPTAMHISSVRMIDQLFFPKLRALRQSLEEKTVAFMEIVKIGRTHLMDATPLTLGQEFSGYVSQIDHALKAVENALPHLRELALGGTAVGTGINTPPGFAEKVAAKIAELTGYPFITAQNKFEALAAHDAIVEMSGAIRQTAVSLMKIANDIRLMGSGPRCGIGELILPANEPGSSIMPGKVNPTQCEALTMVCTQVIGNDAAIAIAGMNGHFELNVFKPIMIYNLLESIRILADASLSFKERCIDGIQPNKKRIKQLLDQSLMLATALNTEIGYDQAAQIVKKAFTEEITLKKAALSLGLLSEEAFDRIVDPSKMINR
- a CDS encoding AAA family ATPase, giving the protein MTVRIKSDTSHSLEGIETDGQHLEVPQFKKLPVQKALEIQPVSELSLKKKNVVLLNELDFIQIFGEVGLDSPKYLQIAGQIFRVALAVIDQGRIGMADFQMDSVAEGIYSTTNYRGISASPYEISEHIPFAIGKLEVEIDDEATPFSKDHQCIISVNDVQHHLKKMLKNEVITRNKTLILTLPQGAFKITIRAIHPAEETIVSDTAFGTLQRDTELAIIPKLSPHVIITDHIYREEVERMDFQLSVTKRSQFASHSMFPVCISQEEIMMEIRNRFKNRVVAKEAEFTIHHSNGWDITVKFSEGILAEDGKSKRELPLFDYTPGFILSEETPIRLKKSSSILLSEGEPKPAEKITFKIFDLPGVQKVDIDHEKELWIALEELKQAILKLDRPFAVGEMFEVSLSSGSFYIETIKAQSLEGTGELKRKTTEPLWLVKKETDIQIATEKELNLNVLKDHSIHPIKRASIQIKSEKIPEKGLQITFDQLKKLALTQAPKRLVENHIFSVITEDRDRLEFKVLRTMFGESVEKTDEVSVFGVLKENSEIDFSTSPSEKLTVVEQVHSENLKAMRFSMRASKQSDLGKHDNPPIIINRMELTRLIREELAKHPYITEGFSKSFSFDNGWDIEVTFRKGLLKKSGPHAQSSRSLKEGYAIQEETEVLLEGGAQLIALTQGSPISAARVHLEIISIKEDFTTEDTSLEKGSWINVEELKRELLEKGRPLVIGEKIFVHLKTGQYIVEVKSAKPKDRKAKLPKKRRETIWQLSEETKVSAMVDSSLDLTPIDNGKIYPLEKIKFIVFPKKSGEHISIKEGEIKKALMEVLPDQLIRGQILKLETKNNHTLFVQIEEVKLKNEVSSINKEKIFTAITPETEILFRGKEKTSIAIRSEPKVLEVEDPIAYLEDLGMAGIDKEFEQAFRIFYSRSDRLIEEARRRGTKPIKGILFYGPPGTGKTTLARHVGDMLGCSGERLQLITATEMFNMWFGKSEENIRELFEPAREAQKKYGNKSPLYIVIIDEIDALLPQRGGSVNKVRDSLVNQFLGEIDGLNELNNLLVIGLTNRKNEIDPAALRHGRLGVHIEIGLPTKTARRKIFEVHTRKLAKEGLLHESVNLDVLAEKTDKLPGAAIEGIVESASLFSLARLSKLKCPKEELSTHPEGMVTMEDFEKALKEQTQEKEIPESIRHLYI
- a CDS encoding F-box protein; this translates as MMIDFESISWIVPKEQDHQSLSESPFSMIPEPIILKIFKKIGEENLNRASSVCHLFHRISYDRTLIVKDVRAAVALLKYLFSIIQEGNTLSGELERLMESKDLLPLKLMKLIKWSEHLLLNLPFDAAVKWSPPVSSHRVQAFTNNTYKQFWNVFIEKNLKEYRSINLNAFFQDWAFDQCLEALIEKKKVPGLLVGELLSKQHVEKLAEAIESGCLEVGQCSFFGAALLEALLQALSASSALKKLSFSMCNLWDADIKKIAQLFQQHESLEEISIKKFAFSLNGIKNLLKMCRLAPSLSVLRLEECSDEELRALVDRHGKSGLRELHLSCLSLSLQTESAIIEKFKEASTVDRFILYYRDYSARFSFERMEKCLKGSFYYRVKERGSHQIEIAKL